In Macadamia integrifolia cultivar HAES 741 chromosome 13, SCU_Mint_v3, whole genome shotgun sequence, one DNA window encodes the following:
- the LOC122059341 gene encoding uncharacterized protein LOC122059341: protein MSWTSRAWIVAASLGAVEALKDQGLCRWNYAFRSIHQHAKNNLGSLSQANRKLPSPSSAVAMANKVVSSDEKMKQSEESLRKVMFLSCWGPN, encoded by the coding sequence ATGAGTTGGACGAGCAGAGCTTGGATCGTGGCCGCAAGCCTTGGAGCTGTGGAAGCACTTAAGGACCAAGGGTTATGTAGATGGAATTACGCCTTCAGATCGATCCATCAACACGCCAAGAACAATCTTGGATCTCTTTCTCAGgccaacagaaaactaccctcTCCCTCTTCTGCAGTAGCGATGGCTAATAAGGTGGTTTCAAGTGATGAAAAGATGAAGCAATCTGAAGAATCTCTCAGAAAAGTAATGTTCTTGAGCTGTTGGGGTCCTAATTGA